The genomic region GACCCGGGCACGCGGGCCCGTCCCGATGCCGCCCGCCGCCCCCGGCACCACCGCCGAGCTCTACGGCATCGACGCCGAACGCGCCGGCCGCCGGGTCCGCGCGAAGAGGGGCGAGCTGCTCCGCCGCCTCGGCCCCGGCTCCCACATGCTGCCCATCGCCGTCCGCACCCTCATCGGCTGCGCCCTCGCCGGTTACGCCTGCCAGGCGCTCGGAGTCGGCCGCCCCTACTGGGCGATCGTCACCGCCGCCTCCCTCTACCAGGCCAACGTCACCCTCTCCTGGAACCGCGCCCTCCAGCGCACGCTGGGCAATCTGCTCGGAGTGCTCGTCTTCGCCGCCGTCCTCCCGCTCAGCCGGATGAGCCCGCTGCTTCTGATCCTCTGCGTCCTCTGCTTCAACTTCGCCGCCGAGGCCCTCATCACGCGCAACTACTGGCTCGGGTCGGTCGCGGTCACCCCGATGGCGCTCCTGGTCATCGAGTTCGGCGGCGCCCACCCCGCCGGAGAACTCGTCGGCGACCGGGTCGTCGACACCGTGGTCGGCGCGGCCGTCGGCTTCCTCGCCGCCGTACTGGTCACCAACCGCCGGGCCACCGGCCGGGTCGAACGGGCCCTGGAGGCCACCGAATGCGCCCGCGCCCACGCCGTACGCGTCCTCGCCGACGACACCGCCGACCCCGCCTCCCTCGACGCTTCCCGCCGCGGCCTCACCGCCTCCCTGGTCGAGCTGCGCGAGGCCGGCGACACCGCCGCCGGCGAGTGGTGGCAGCGCGCCCTCCCGGAGGAGGATCTCCTCGCGGCCGAGCGGGCCGGACACCGTACGCTCGCGGCGACGGCACAACGGCAAGGGCTCATCTCCCTGGCCCCGGAGAACGGAGCGGTGTGAGCGACGACATCGTGGCCTCGGTGGTACGGCAGTGGCAGGCGGTGAGCCCCGGCCTCGACACCGGCCCCATGGAGCTGATCGGCCGGATCAACCGCTGCGCGGCACTCCTCCAGCAGGCCGAGGACGCCCCGCTGCGCGCAGCCGGACTGAACCGCGCCGAGTTCGACCTGCTCGGTGCGGTACGCCGCACCGGCCGCGAGCTCACCCCCGGCGAACTCGCCCGCGAGACCTTCTCCTCCGGTGCCGCCGTCACCAAGCGGTTGCGTGCTCTCACCGAACGCGGCCTCGTCGAGCGCCGGGGCGACGACCGGGACCGCAGGGTCGCCCTCGTCCGTCTCACCGAGGAGGGGCGCGGCCTCGTCGACCGGCTGCTGCCCCAGCAACTCGCCTACGAACGCACCGTGCTGGCCGGACTGGACGAGCCGGCCCGCGACCGCCTCAGCGCCCAGCTCAGCGAACTGCTGGTGCAGCTGGAGGGGCGGCTGGGCGGCGCCGGGCGCTGAGCCCGAGCCCGCTCTTCTCTCCGACGGTGCGGCGGTCACCCGGCGGCGGGCCGCTCCAGCGCCGCCGCCGACTGCCGCAGCCGCAAGGCGTGTTCGCCGAGCTCGGCCTCGTCGCCCCGGTCGGCGGGGACCGCGACGACCAGGGCGATCCGGTCGCGCGGTCCCGAACCGGAGAGCGGCACCGCGACGGCGTGCATGCCCCGCGCCGACTCGCCGCCGTCGACCGCGTACCCCTGGGCGCGGACCCGGTCCAGCTCCGCGAGCAACGCGGTGCGGGAGACGGTCGTGCGCGCGGTGACCGGTTCCAACTCCTCGCCCGGGTACAGGGCGTCGACCTGCCCCGCCGTCATCAGGGCGAGGAGCATCTTGCCGCCCGCCGTCGCGTGCGCCGGGTGGGTCAGCCCCGTCCCCGGCCGCACCCGCACCGGGTGCGGTGACTCCCGCCCGTCCGTGACGATGATCCGGTCCCCGATCAGCGCGACCGCCTGCACCGTCTCCCCGGTGCGCCGGACGGCGTCGTCCAGGACCCGGGCCACCCGCTCCCGGACGGCGGCACCGAACCCCGCGGGGCGTCCCAGCCTCATCAGCTCCGGCCCCGCCGAGTAGCCCCGTCCCGAGGCGTCGCGTCCGGCGAACCCCCGCCCCTCCAGCGTGGTCAGCACCCGGTGCGCGGTGGAACGCCCCACCTCCAGCAGCTCGGCGGCCTCGCTGACGGTGAGCGTGTCATGGGTCAGGAACAGCCGCATGAGCCGCAGACCGGTGTCCAGCGACTCGATCGTGTAGCCCGGTGCCGATGCCATGGGGTGCCCGCTCTCGTCCGGCACTCGCGGCGACGTCCCGGAGGCGCGGAGGCTCCCTGTCGTCCGTCAAACGGGGCGACTTTGCCCGCCACTCTTCCGTGGGGCGTGAATCCGCCCCTTTCGATCCTCTTCGAGTGCGTGTGCGTACGTACTGCTCTGCGGGACGGCCGAGTGGGGCCGTCCCGGCGGCGAGCTTAGGGCCTCTCCTCCGCTGTGTGCCGCAGCCGACACCGGGTTGTCCCGCGAAAGAGTCGTGTCGCCCGGGATGATTACGGTCGGTTCTCGTGATGCCCCGTACGTCTTCGTACCACTGTGCGGTACGCGGATCCGAAATCCGGCCCGCTCGGCGCCGATCGTCACTATCCGCGCACGTCCGGCAGCGTTGAGTGCGAAAACTGGCGAGTGTATTACCCGCGGAGGGAGCGCGCAGGGCGTTGGGCGAATGTGCCGACCCCCTGTTCTGATCTGGCTAAGCTCACGCGCAGTGAAGCCGAGTTGGCACCAATTCGCGCACATGTTCATGAGTGTCAGTGCCTGTGGGCATACATCCCGGAATCAACCGCCAGAGGGTTTTTAGATGGTCCGTGTTGAATCACCACCGACCGACCGACGGATTCCCGTCGTCCGTGTACTTCTCCTGCCCGTCGCGCTCGTCGTCGGCGCCTGCGCGCTGGGCATCACGCTGGTCACGGACGCCGCGCGGATACCAGTCGCCGTGAGCGGCGCGCTCGCCGCCGTCGTGGTCGGTGCGCTCGCCGTCGCACTGAACCGCGGACGGCGCGAGACACGCGTCCTGCGCGCGCAGTACGAACAGCGCATCGCCCAGCTGGAACTGCGCATCGCCGCACACGACGAAGAG from Streptomyces sp. NBC_00102 harbors:
- a CDS encoding FUSC family protein yields the protein MSDTTTLPRRPSVRRLPLKAALRLNHPSDTWFKPALSVVVASLVPNLLLFAVDRLDLVMYTMAGSLCALYGHALPYARRAGTVARVVVGMTAGLAVSLVAGSLTHSTAILIAVGALLAAVQKALCDASRIGPPAHVIFTFVTSAALFAPQHIGQVPGHLALTLAAGAFSWCVTAAPALLRREGPERRATARALDAAAACVADPGPRTRGAAAAAVHGAWQSLLASGRATPTRRALERLVVHAEAALAESSPTGHRAAADPAQLREWAALTRARGPVPMPPAAPGTTAELYGIDAERAGRRVRAKRGELLRRLGPGSHMLPIAVRTLIGCALAGYACQALGVGRPYWAIVTAASLYQANVTLSWNRALQRTLGNLLGVLVFAAVLPLSRMSPLLLILCVLCFNFAAEALITRNYWLGSVAVTPMALLVIEFGGAHPAGELVGDRVVDTVVGAAVGFLAAVLVTNRRATGRVERALEATECARAHAVRVLADDTADPASLDASRRGLTASLVELREAGDTAAGEWWQRALPEEDLLAAERAGHRTLAATAQRQGLISLAPENGAV
- a CDS encoding MarR family winged helix-turn-helix transcriptional regulator, coding for MSDDIVASVVRQWQAVSPGLDTGPMELIGRINRCAALLQQAEDAPLRAAGLNRAEFDLLGAVRRTGRELTPGELARETFSSGAAVTKRLRALTERGLVERRGDDRDRRVALVRLTEEGRGLVDRLLPQQLAYERTVLAGLDEPARDRLSAQLSELLVQLEGRLGGAGR
- a CDS encoding IclR family transcriptional regulator, translating into MASAPGYTIESLDTGLRLMRLFLTHDTLTVSEAAELLEVGRSTAHRVLTTLEGRGFAGRDASGRGYSAGPELMRLGRPAGFGAAVRERVARVLDDAVRRTGETVQAVALIGDRIIVTDGRESPHPVRVRPGTGLTHPAHATAGGKMLLALMTAGQVDALYPGEELEPVTARTTVSRTALLAELDRVRAQGYAVDGGESARGMHAVAVPLSGSGPRDRIALVVAVPADRGDEAELGEHALRLRQSAAALERPAAG